From Nicotiana tabacum cultivar K326 chromosome 15, ASM71507v2, whole genome shotgun sequence, the proteins below share one genomic window:
- the LOC107814242 gene encoding putative late blight resistance protein homolog R1A-10, with translation MKEHQVTKVKEAMIGFERETEMLMEKLVTGPRQLDVISIFGMPGLGKTTLVKRLYDHEAISNRFDIRLWCCSSQSYDKRSLLFELLNHIFKLDTSTKEKSDDELAEKLYRYLKGKRYLIVVDDVWNDEAWDDIKRPFPDDDKGSRIILTTRLESIATYAMISSSPHFLRLFTEEESWMLLKEKVFKEDNYCPQELEEIGKKIARKCGGLPLAIILIAGLLANNDKEVIYWQEISENLKSKIKGCMDIVESSYQHLPIHLQKCFLYFASFLEDQKVPVQKLIRLWIAENFVEASSTSKSIEMVAMDYLMDLISSNLVMVAKINSLGELKVVHIHDLVHEFSLVKAKNENFLLRINGVGELYSSRRSWLRRIGLVIFPNSGIRCKRVNILTPSRALLGEKFRFGRNINTLRFLPSVYSPIVDYDLTWKHLGVLDLSSVRLRQTLVDALQHLIHLKYLELQLYFHNIADSICNLKKLETFIVTGYHSQTCIPITIWSMTSLRHLHITPLYTYQPLHNLDNLQTCSDLLIFPGMYYQNFMKRFPNLEKLSCQLYGSGNPSSNFFPAFDSLSQLKSLKIGVSGELVDPYGFEDFTYPSNLKKLTLACLELPWSRILTISRLSNLEVLKLEGNAFRGRQWDVKDRDFPNLKVLKLKDLRISEWTASDDSYPSLQKVLVQWCWNLEEIPENFGSKCTMQIIEVRSCRYSVVNAALKIKETQIEEMGNSQFKVIICK, from the exons AAAGAACATCAGGTCACTAAAGTAAAGGAAGCGATGATTGGCTTTGAGAGAGAGACTGAGATGCTGATGGAGAAACTGGTGACAGGGCCTCGGCAATTAGATGTGATCTCAATTTTTGGAATGCCAGGACTTGGAAAAACAACTTTGGTTAAAAGATTGTATGATCATGAAGCAATTTCCAATCGCTTCGATATTCGCTTGTGGTGTTGTTCTTCTCAATCTTATGATAAGAGATCTCTCTTATTCGAATTATTGAATCACATTTTTAAGCTTGATACAAGCACCAAAGAAAAGAGCGATGATGAGCTAGCTGAGAAGCTATACAGATATTTGAAGGGAAAGAGGTACCTTATTGTTGTAGATGATGTGTGGAATGATGAGGCATGGGATGATATAAAGAGACCATTTCCAGATGATGATAAAGGAAGTAGAATTATTTTGACGACCAGACTTGAATCAATCGCCACATATGCCATGATCTCTTCGAGTCCTCATTTCCTTCGTTTATTCACAGAAGAAGAAAGTTGGATGCTACTGAAGGAGAAAGTATTCAAAGAAGACAATTATTGTCCACAAGAACTTGAGGAGATCGGTAAGAAAATAGCAAGAAAGTGTGGAGGATTACCCCTTGCCATTATACTAATAGCAGGTCTTCTTGCAAATAATGATAAGGAAGTAATTTACTGGCAAGAAATAAGTGAAAATTTGAAGTCAAAAATAAAAGGTTGCATGGATATAGTTGAATCGAGTTACCAACACTTACCCATTCATTTGCAGAAATGCTTTCTCTACTTTGCTTCATTTTTAGAAGACCAGAAAGTTCCTGTTCAAAAACTGATACGACTATGGATCGCAGAAAATTTTGTTGAAGCTAGTAGTACATCGAAGAGCATAGAAATGGTTGCCATGGATTACTTGATGGATTTAATTAGCAGCAACCTTGTAATGGTGGCCAAAATAAATTCCTTAGGGGAGCTTAAAGTCGTCCATATTCATGATTTAGTACATGAATTTAGTTTGGTAAAAGCTAAAAACGAGAACTTTTTGCTGCGGATAAATGG AGTAGGTGAACTTTATTCTTCTCGCAGAAGTTGGCTGAGGAGAATTGG TCTTGTTATATTTCCAAATTCTGGGATTCGTTGTAAACGTGTGAATATTTTAACACCTTCTCGAGCGCTTCTTGGagaaaaatttagatttggaCGAAATATCAACACCTTACGGTTCCTTCCTAGTGTATATTCTCCTATTGTTGATTATGATTTGACTTGGAAACATCTAGGAGTATTAGATTTGAGTTCCGTAAGGCTACGCCAGACACTTGTAGATGCTTTACAACATCTGATTCATTTGAAGTATTTGGAGTTGCAGTTGTATTTTCATAACATTGCAGATTCAATATGCAACCTGAAGAAGCTAGAGACATTTATAGTGACTGGATACCATAGTCAAACCTGCATTCCCATTACCATTTGGAGTATGACAAGCTTGAGACATCTGCATATAACTCCTCTATATACCTATCAACCGTTACACAATCTTGACAACTTACAAACATGTTCCGATCTGCTTATTTTTCCTGGGATGTATTACCAGAATTTTATGAAAAGATTTCCCAATCTTGAAAAGCTCAGTTGTCAATTATATGGCTCAGGAAATCCGTCTAGCAATTTCTTTCCTGCTTTTGACTCTCTCAGTCAATTGAAATCTCTCAAGATTGGTGTCTCTGGGGAATTGGTAGATCCCTATGGTTTTGAAGACTTTACATATCCGTCAAACCTCAAGAAATTAACTTTAGCATGTCTTGAACTTCCCTGGAGTAGAATCTTAACCATCAGCAGATTATCCAACCTTGAAGTTCTGAAACTCGAAGGAAATGCCTTCAGAGGGAGACAATGGGACGTTAAGGATAGGGATTTTCCTAACCTTAAAGTTTTGAAATTAAAGGATCTACGAATCTCAGAATGGACTGCCTCTGATGACTCATATCCTAGCCTACAGAAAGTACTTGTACAATGGTGTTGGAACTTAGAGGAAATCCCTGAGAATTTTGGAAGCAAGTGTACGATGCAAATTATTGAGGTAAGATCATGTCGCTACTCTGTTGTAAATGCTGCCCTCAAAATTAAGGAAACACAAATTGAGGAGATGGGGAATTCTCAATTCAAGGTCATTATTTGTAAGTGA
- the LOC107814241 gene encoding peptidyl-prolyl cis-trans isomerase FKBP13, chloroplastic-like, whose product MNSVPFSIGTYIPTKHNNTLKSPLLCNKNSQTNDSISLSSSVNKLKEKSELPTLFRRRETLSTLGLSFATTVLEAFLLPQSNIEAVAEEEATANGCEFTVIPSGLSYCDKVVGYGPEAVKGQLIKAHYVGKLENGKVFDSSYNRGKPLTFRVGVGEVIKGWDQGILGGDGFPPMLTGGKRKLKIPPELGYGMRGAGCKGGTCIIPPNSVLLFDVEFVGKA is encoded by the exons ATGAATTCAGTTCCCTTTTCCATTGGAACATACATTCCCACAAAGCACAATAACACACTCAAATCCCCGTTACTCTGTAACAAAAATTCTCAAACAAACGACTCAATTTCACTATCTTCATCTGTGAATAAACTCAAAGAGAAAAGTGAATTGCCTACTTTATTCAGAAGAAGAGAAACACTTAGTACACTTGGGTTAAGTTTTGCTACAACTGTTCTTGAGGCCTTTTTGCTGCCACAGTCAAATATTGAAGCAGTTGCTGAAGAAGAAGCTACAGCTAATGGGTGTGAATTTACTGTTATTCCTTCTGGTCTGTCTTATTGTGATAAAGTTGTGGGTTATGGCCCTGAAGCTGTTAAAGGGCAGTTAATTAAG GCACATTATGTAGGTAAGCTGGAAAACGGGAAGGTCTTCGATAGCAGTTACAACCGTGGAAAGCCTCTTACATTTCGCGTTGGTGTTGGCGAG GTTATTAAAGGTTGGGATCAGGGAATTCTAGGAGGTGATGGTTTTCCCCCAATGTTAACTG GAGGAAAGCGTAAACTGAAGATTCCTCCAGAACTTGGATATGGAATGAGAGGAGCTGGCTGTAAAGGAG GTACATGCATTATTCCTCCAAATTCAGTTCTATTGTTCGATGTGGAGTTCGTTGGCAAGGCTTAG